CACCAGCGATCCCGATATCTTCGCCGTGGGCGAATGCGTGGAATTCGACGGCAATCTGTTCGGCCTGGTTGCCCCGCTCTACGATCAGGCGCGGGTGCTGGCGAAGACGCTGCTGGGCGAGGACGATGCCTTTGCCATGCGCGAACTTTCGACCAAGCTGAAGGTTACCGGCTGCGACCTGTTCAGCGCGGGCGATTTCGCCGATGGCGAGGGGCGAGAGGATATCGTCTTCCGCGATCCGGCCCGCGGCATCTACAAACGGCTGGTGATCGAAAACGACCGGCTGGTCGGCGCGGTGATGTATGGCGACACGGCGGATGGCAATTGGTTCTTCGGCCTGATCAAGGACCAAACCGATATTGAGGAGATGCGCGACACGCTGATCTACGGCCCGGCATTCCAGGGTGGCGGAGGCGCCTCTGCGGACCCTCTGGCAGCCGTTGCAGCATTGCCGCTTGAAGCGGAGATCTGTGGCTGCAACGGCGTATGCAAGGGGCAGATCGTGGAGGCCATCGGGGCAGGAGCGGACACGCTCGACGCTTTGCGCGCGCAGACAAAGGCCTCGGCCAGCTGCGGCACCTGCACCGGGCTGGTCGAACAATTGCTCGCCGTCACTCTGGGTGACAGTTTCGATGCGGGCGGCGCGAAGCCGGTGTGCGGCTGTACCGATCTGACGCATGAGGATGTGCGTCGCCTGATCAAGGCGCGCGAGCTACGCAGCCAGCCAGCCGTGTGGCAGGAACTGGGGTGGAAGACGGTCAATGGCTGCCCGACCTGCCGCCCGGCGATCAATTTCTACCTCCTGGCGGAATGGCCGCTCGATTATCAGGACGATGCCCAATCGCGCTTCGTCAACGAGCGCAACCATGCAAACATCCAGAAGGACGGCACCTATTCTGTGATGCCGCGCATGTGGGGCGGAATGACCACGCCGGACGAGCTGCTGGCCATCGCGGCGGCGGCGAAGAAACACGGCGCCGCGGTCAAGGTCACCGGCGGCCAGCGGATCGATCTGCTGGGTGTGAAGAAGGAAGACCTGCCGTCAATCTGGGGCGATCTCAATGCCGCTGGGATGGTTTCGGGCCACGCCTATTCCAAGGGGCTGCGCACGGTTAAAACCTGCGTCGGGACGGACTGGTGCCGCTTCGGTACGCAGGATTCCACCGGCCTCGGCATTAAGCTCGAAAAGAAGCTGTGGGGTTCGTGGACCCCGCACAAGGTCAAGCTGGGTGTATCGGGCTGTCCGCGCAATTGCGCCGAGGCGACCTGCAAGGATGTCGGCGTCGTCTGCGTCGATTCCGGTTATCAGATCGGCGTTGCGGGCGCGGCGGGCATGGACGTGCGCGAAACGCAGCGACTGGTCGATGTGGCGACGGAAGAAGAGGCGATCGAATGGACCGCTGCCTTCGTCCAGCTTTACCGCGAGCACGCCAAATATCTCGACCGGCCATACAAGTGGGTGGATAAGGTCGGGCTCGACTGGGTGAAGGACGTGCTCTCCGATCCGGCCGAGCGTGCCGCGCTGAACGAACGCTTCGAAATCTCGCAATCGGTCTATCGCAAAGACCCCTGGGCCGAGCATGCGAGCGAGCCCGAGGCGGAGAAGTTCCAGCCCATTGCCGATCTGACCATGGAGCCTGCCGAATGACCTGGACCGATATCGGAGCCGTGGCCGACATACCCCTGCGCGGTGCGCGCCGGGTGAAAACGGCGAAGGGCTGCATCGCCTTATTCCGCACCGGCGAGGAAGAAGTCTTCGCGACCTCCAACACCTGCGCGCACAAGCAGGGCCCGCTGGCCGAGGGCATCGTGCATGGCCGCAAGGTCACCTGCCCGCTGCACAGCTGGACGTATTCGCTCGAAACCGGCGAGGCGCAGGGCGCGGACGAAGGCACGATTGCGACCTATCCGGTGAAGATCGAAGCGGGGCGCGTGCTGCTGGATGTGAGCGCGCTGGCAGAAAAAGCGGCGGCATGATGCAGCATGTCGAAGCCGGCGAGGTTCGATCGACCTGCCCTTATTGCGGGGTCGGTTGCGGCGTCCTGCTGAAGCCCGATGGCACGGGCGGTCTGGCGGTGCGGGGCGATCCCGATCACCCGAACAATCGCGGGCGCCTGTGTTCCAAGGGATCGGCGCTGGGCGAGACGGTGGGTCTCGCGGATCGCCAGCTTACCCCGCAGATCGGGGGACAGGATACCGATTGGGAAGAGGCGCTGAACCTCGTCGCCGCCGAATTCCTGCGCGTGCGCGAGGAATACGGCCCCGATGCGACGGCGTTCTACGTCTCGGGCCAATTGCTCACCGAGGACTACTACGTCGCCAACAAGTTGATGAAAGGCTTCATCGGCAGCGCCAATATCGACACCAATTCCCGGCTGTGCATGGCGTCCTCCGTCGCGGGACATAAACGCGCTTTCGGGACGGACACCGTGCCGGGCGTCTACGAGGATCTGGAAGAGGCAGATCTTGTAGTGCTGGTCGGATCCAATCTGGCATGGTGTCACCCGGTTCTCTACCAGCGTATCGCCGCTGCCCGTGCCGCGCGACCGCAGCTGAAGCTGGTCGTCATCGATCCGCGCCGCACGGCGACCTGCGCGGAGGCCGACCTCCACCTGCCGCTGGCGATCGGTAGCGATGTCGCGCTGTTCAACGGCTTGCTGGCCGAAATCAGTCGGCGCGGCGCGGTCGATACGGACTATGTCGCGGCTCATACCAGCGGGCTGAAAGAAGCTCTGAAGGCTGCCCGAGGAGACGATCCGGATGCGACCGGCCTCGACGAGGATGAGCTCGCCGCGTTTTACGATCTGTGGATCGGCACGGACAAGACCGTCACCGTCTACAGCCAGGGGGTGAATCAGTCTTCCGCCGGGACGGACAAGGTCAATGCGATCATCAACTGCCATCTCGCAACCGGGAGGATCGGCAGGCCTGGCACGGGGCCGTTTTCCGTGACCGGTCAGCCCAATGCGATGGGCGGGCGCGAGGTCGGCGGGCTAGCAAATATGCTTGCCTGCCACATGGAGCTGAAGGACGAACGGCATCGCAAGGCGGTGCAGCAATTCTGGAACGCTACGGCCCTGCCGCGCGAGAACGGCATGAAGGCGGTGGAGATGTTCGATGCGGTGGCCGATGGCCGCGTCAAGGCGCTGTGGATCGTCCACTCGAACCCCGCCGTGACGATGCCCGATGCGGACCGTGTACGCCGCGCGATTGCCGACTGTCCTTTCGTGGTCGTCTCCGACATAACGCTGCGCACCGATACGGCGCGGCTGGCCGATGTCTTCTTGCCCGCCGCTGCATGGGCAGAGAAGTCTGGCACGGTCACCAATTCGGACCGCACGATCAGTCGTCAGCGCGCCGCCTTGGCCGCACCCGGCGATGTGAAACCTGACTGGGCGATCATGGCGGAGGTAGGGCGGCGCATGGGCTGGAAAGAGGCCTTCGCATGGGACGGGCCCGCGCAGATTTTCGACGAATATGCGCAGCTTTCGGCCATTGCGGGGAAATTCGGGCTGGACTTCGATATATCGAGCATGAGCGGCAAGGACGCTGCGGCCTACGACCAGATGGCTCCGCTACGCTGGCCGCAATCGCCTGATCAAAAAGGTGGTCGCTTCTTCGCAGACGGTCAGTTCTTCCACGCCGACAAGCGCGCGCGGATAGTGCCCGTGAGACACCGCGCGCCTAAGGCCGCGCTGAGCCGCAAGCTGCCCTTCCGCCTCAACACCGGGCGGCTGCGCGACCAATGGCACACGATGACGCGCACCGCGCTCTCGCCGCGCCTTTCCGCCCATCTGCCCGAACCCTTCGTCGATATGCGTCCCGAAGATGCCGCGCGGCTGCACTTGAAGCCCGCCGATATGGTGCGGCTGAGCAATGCATGCGGCAGCGCAATCCTGCGGCTGCGCGAAAGCACCGAAGTGCAGCCCGGCACGCTGTTCGCGCCGATGCACTGGACTGGCGAGAACGCCCCAGCATCGCGGATCGACGTGCTTGTCCCTTCCGTTACCGATCCGCTGTCCGGCCAGCCGGAGAGCAAGGCGGCATCGGTCCGGGCGGAGCGGTTTGCAGCCGGCTGGTATGGCTTTGCCATAGCGCAGGACCGCTTTTCTCCGACCTGCGAATATTGGGCGATGGCGCGCACCAGTGCCGGCTGGCGGGCGGAGCTGGCTGGGAAGGAGCGGCCCACCGACCCGGAAAGCTGGGCGCGCGCGCTGTTCGCCTTTCCCGATGCGCCTGCCCAGGTGATGGTGGACGAAGCTCGCGGCAGCTTTCGCATGGCGTTTTTCGAAGACGAGACTCTGCTCGCCGCGATTTACCTTGGCCGACAGCCCGTGTCGCTGATGCGCGACTTCCTTGTCGGCCTGCCGGGTAGCGATGCGGTATGGGCGCTTGCCGGGCAGTCGCGCGGGGACATGCCCGATCCCGGCCCGGTGGTGTGTTCGTGCTTTTCCATCGGTCGCAACACCATCCGCCGCGCGATCGAGAGCGAGGGGCTCACCAGTGTCGAACAGATCGGCGCGGCAACCTCTGCGGGGACAAATTGCGGGTCGTGCAAGGCGGAGCTTGGCCAGATCCTCGCCGCGATGGTCTCAACCGAGCCGGCCGAATAGGATAACCGCCAGCACCAATGCGGCAAGAGTCGCGATCAGTGCCCAATTTCGCCACATCTCTTTCGACCCGCGTTCGATCAGCGGGACGAACTCGGTCCGCATCAACGCCGTGCTCTCGCCCGCGCGGCCCAGCGCGCCGACGAATTCCGACATCGCCTGCGGTCGCGTGGCTGGATCGTGCGACAGGGCGCGCTGGAGAACCTGCTCTACCGCGGGAGGCAAGTCGGGGCGAAGGCGGTCGAACACTCCGCGGAGCCGATCCTCTTCGCTAGTCGAGATACGCGCAGCCCCCTCGCGGGCGAAGGGCAGTTGCCCGGTCAGCATCTCCCAGATGATCGCGGCGATGGAAAACAGGTCGGACAACGACTTCGCCTCGCCGCCGGTCAGCAATTCGGGCGCGATGTAATTGAGCGAGCCTTCGGGCCAGTCCGCAATCGGCTCACTACGCAGATCGGCGAAACCGGTCACCTGGGCGGAACCGAAATCGATGATCTTGGCCGTGCCATCGGCCGCGATGATGATATTTTCAGGCTTCAGATCGCGATGGACGATATTCATACGATGAAAGACGCGCGCCGCCGAAACGATCGAGCGCACCAGCGGCAATATCTCGTCCACCGAGGGTT
This genomic window from Qipengyuania sp. HL-TH1 contains:
- the nirB gene encoding nitrite reductase large subunit NirB; this encodes MERLVVIGAGMASGRVLEHLFEAGAPFEVTLFNAEPRGNYNRIMLSPVLSGEKAFEEIVTHDDGWYAEHGVTCRFGEKVVAIDRSRKVVVGEKGELPYDKLIIATGSAPFIIPLPGHDLPGVVAYRDLEDTNAMIAASARPGAKAVVIGGGLLGLEAAAGLRLRGMEVTVLHLMGHLMERQLDEAAGYLLKKDLEKRGIEVLLKASTKAIEGDGKVERVVLEDGTVLDADIVCMAVGIRPAGQIGAEAGLTCGKAITVDAQMRTSDPDIFAVGECVEFDGNLFGLVAPLYDQARVLAKTLLGEDDAFAMRELSTKLKVTGCDLFSAGDFADGEGREDIVFRDPARGIYKRLVIENDRLVGAVMYGDTADGNWFFGLIKDQTDIEEMRDTLIYGPAFQGGGGASADPLAAVAALPLEAEICGCNGVCKGQIVEAIGAGADTLDALRAQTKASASCGTCTGLVEQLLAVTLGDSFDAGGAKPVCGCTDLTHEDVRRLIKARELRSQPAVWQELGWKTVNGCPTCRPAINFYLLAEWPLDYQDDAQSRFVNERNHANIQKDGTYSVMPRMWGGMTTPDELLAIAAAAKKHGAAVKVTGGQRIDLLGVKKEDLPSIWGDLNAAGMVSGHAYSKGLRTVKTCVGTDWCRFGTQDSTGLGIKLEKKLWGSWTPHKVKLGVSGCPRNCAEATCKDVGVVCVDSGYQIGVAGAAGMDVRETQRLVDVATEEEAIEWTAAFVQLYREHAKYLDRPYKWVDKVGLDWVKDVLSDPAERAALNERFEISQSVYRKDPWAEHASEPEAEKFQPIADLTMEPAE
- the nirD gene encoding nitrite reductase small subunit NirD yields the protein MTWTDIGAVADIPLRGARRVKTAKGCIALFRTGEEEVFATSNTCAHKQGPLAEGIVHGRKVTCPLHSWTYSLETGEAQGADEGTIATYPVKIEAGRVLLDVSALAEKAAA
- a CDS encoding nitrate reductase — protein: MMQHVEAGEVRSTCPYCGVGCGVLLKPDGTGGLAVRGDPDHPNNRGRLCSKGSALGETVGLADRQLTPQIGGQDTDWEEALNLVAAEFLRVREEYGPDATAFYVSGQLLTEDYYVANKLMKGFIGSANIDTNSRLCMASSVAGHKRAFGTDTVPGVYEDLEEADLVVLVGSNLAWCHPVLYQRIAAARAARPQLKLVVIDPRRTATCAEADLHLPLAIGSDVALFNGLLAEISRRGAVDTDYVAAHTSGLKEALKAARGDDPDATGLDEDELAAFYDLWIGTDKTVTVYSQGVNQSSAGTDKVNAIINCHLATGRIGRPGTGPFSVTGQPNAMGGREVGGLANMLACHMELKDERHRKAVQQFWNATALPRENGMKAVEMFDAVADGRVKALWIVHSNPAVTMPDADRVRRAIADCPFVVVSDITLRTDTARLADVFLPAAAWAEKSGTVTNSDRTISRQRAALAAPGDVKPDWAIMAEVGRRMGWKEAFAWDGPAQIFDEYAQLSAIAGKFGLDFDISSMSGKDAAAYDQMAPLRWPQSPDQKGGRFFADGQFFHADKRARIVPVRHRAPKAALSRKLPFRLNTGRLRDQWHTMTRTALSPRLSAHLPEPFVDMRPEDAARLHLKPADMVRLSNACGSAILRLRESTEVQPGTLFAPMHWTGENAPASRIDVLVPSVTDPLSGQPESKAASVRAERFAAGWYGFAIAQDRFSPTCEYWAMARTSAGWRAELAGKERPTDPESWARALFAFPDAPAQVMVDEARGSFRMAFFEDETLLAAIYLGRQPVSLMRDFLVGLPGSDAVWALAGQSRGDMPDPGPVVCSCFSIGRNTIRRAIESEGLTSVEQIGAATSAGTNCGSCKAELGQILAAMVSTEPAE